Proteins co-encoded in one Pelodiscus sinensis isolate JC-2024 chromosome 7, ASM4963464v1, whole genome shotgun sequence genomic window:
- the HACD2 gene encoding very-long-chain (3R)-3-hydroxyacyl-CoA dehydratase 2 isoform X2: protein MSRVFLTWAVTHSVKEVQNEDSVLLFVVAWTITEIIRYSFYTFSLLNHLPYLIKWARYTLFIVLYPMGVSGELLTIYAALPFVRQAGLYSISLPNKYNFSFDYYTFLILVMISYIPIFPQLYFHMLHQRRKILSHNEEHKKSE, encoded by the exons ATGTCAAGGGTTTTCCTGACGTGGGCTGTAACACACAGTGTAAAAGAG GTACAGAATGAAGATAGCGTCCTCTTATTTGTTGTTGCCTGGACGATCACTGAAATTATACGTTATTCCTTTTATACATTTAGCCTATTAAATCATCTCCCTTACCTCATCAAATGGGCCAG GTACACACTGTTCATAGTATTGTATCCAATGGGAGTCTCGGGAGAACTACTCACAATATATGCTGCCTTGCCCTTCGTCAGACAGGCTGGCTTGTATTCCATTAGTTTACCTAACAAATACAATTTTTCTTTTGATTACTATACATTCCTGATCCTGGTTATGATCTCTTATATTCCAA tctttcctcagttGTATTTCCACATGCTACATCAGAGGAGAAAGATACTTTCCCATAATGAAGAACACAAGAAATCTGAGTAA